In one Pseudoliparis swirei isolate HS2019 ecotype Mariana Trench chromosome 23, NWPU_hadal_v1, whole genome shotgun sequence genomic region, the following are encoded:
- the pycr1a gene encoding pyrroline-5-carboxylate reductase 1a isoform X2, with product MSVGFIGAGQLAHALVRGFTAAGVIATHRITASSPDTDLPTVQGLRKLGVNFTTNNKETVSQSDIIFLAVKPHIIPFVLDEIGPDIEDRHLIVSCAAGVTISSIEKKLQQYRPNPKVMRCMTNTPVVVREGATVYATGTHANVEDGRLLEQLMGSVGYCTEVEEDLIDAVTGLSGSGPAYGAAKMLLDSEQHPGQLKDNVCSPGGATIHALHVMESGGFRSLLINAVEASCVRTKELQFLADQEKISPAAIKKTTLDQVLQQPGVTAGAVGVRSQGISMFSSNPRTKK from the exons atGAGTGTGGGCTTCATCGGAGCAGGCCAGCTGGCCCACGCTCTGGTCAGAGGcttcacagcagcag GCGTAATTGCCACCCACAGAATCACAGCCAGTTCCCCAGACACCGATCTCCCCACAGTACAGGGACTGCGG AAATTGGGCGTCAAtttcaccaccaacaacaaagagacagtgAGCCAAAGTGATATTATCTTCCTGGCCGTGAAGCCTCACATCATCCCCTTTGTGCTGGATGAGATTGGACCAGACATCGAAGATCGTCACCTCATTGTGTCCTGTGCTGCAGGTGTCACCATCAGCTCTATAGAGAAG AAGCTGCAGCAGTATCGTCCGAATCCAAAGGTGATGCGGTGCATGACAAACACTCCGGTGGTGGTGCGTGAGGGGGCCACTGTGTACGCCACAGGCACCCATGCAAATGTGGAGGATGGACGGCTCCTGGAGCAGCTGATGGGCAGTGTGGGATACTGCACGGAGGTGGAAGAGGACCTGATTGATGCTGTCACCGGCCTCAGCGGCAGTGGTCCTGCTTAC GGGGCTGCTAAGATGTTGTTAGACTCAGAGCAACACCCAGGGCAGCTCAAGGACAATGTGTGTTCTCCAGGGGGTGCCACCATCCATGCCCTGCATGTCATGGAGAGTGGGGGCTTCCGCAGCCTCCTCATCAATGCTGTAGAGGCCTCGTGTGTTAGGACTAA GGAACTTCAGTTTTTGGCTGACCAAGAGAAAATCTCACCAGCTGCTATCAAGAAGACAACTCTGGACCAAGTGTTGCAGCAGCCAGGAGTGACTGCAGGGGCTGTCGGAGTCCGATCCCAGGGGATCAGTATGTTCAGCAGTAACCCCAGGACCAAGAAGTGa
- the pycr1a gene encoding pyrroline-5-carboxylate reductase 1a isoform X1: protein MSVGFIGAGQLAHALVRGFTAAGVIATHRITASSPDTDLPTVQGLRKLGVNFTTNNKETVSQSDIIFLAVKPHIIPFVLDEIGPDIEDRHLIVSCAAGVTISSIEKKLQQYRPNPKVMRCMTNTPVVVREGATVYATGTHANVEDGRLLEQLMGSVGYCTEVEEDLIDAVTGLSGSGPAYAFTAVDALADGGVKMGLPRRLAIHLGAQALLGAAKMLLDSEQHPGQLKDNVCSPGGATIHALHVMESGGFRSLLINAVEASCVRTKELQFLADQEKISPAAIKKTTLDQVLQQPGVTAGAVGVRSQGISMFSSNPRTKK from the exons atGAGTGTGGGCTTCATCGGAGCAGGCCAGCTGGCCCACGCTCTGGTCAGAGGcttcacagcagcag GCGTAATTGCCACCCACAGAATCACAGCCAGTTCCCCAGACACCGATCTCCCCACAGTACAGGGACTGCGG AAATTGGGCGTCAAtttcaccaccaacaacaaagagacagtgAGCCAAAGTGATATTATCTTCCTGGCCGTGAAGCCTCACATCATCCCCTTTGTGCTGGATGAGATTGGACCAGACATCGAAGATCGTCACCTCATTGTGTCCTGTGCTGCAGGTGTCACCATCAGCTCTATAGAGAAG AAGCTGCAGCAGTATCGTCCGAATCCAAAGGTGATGCGGTGCATGACAAACACTCCGGTGGTGGTGCGTGAGGGGGCCACTGTGTACGCCACAGGCACCCATGCAAATGTGGAGGATGGACGGCTCCTGGAGCAGCTGATGGGCAGTGTGGGATACTGCACGGAGGTGGAAGAGGACCTGATTGATGCTGTCACCGGCCTCAGCGGCAGTGGTCCTGCTTAC GCATTTACTGCTGTAGATGCTCTCGCTGATGGTGGAGTGAAAATGGGCCTGCCGAGGAGGCTGGCTATACACCTGGGAGCCCAAGCCCTGCTG GGGGCTGCTAAGATGTTGTTAGACTCAGAGCAACACCCAGGGCAGCTCAAGGACAATGTGTGTTCTCCAGGGGGTGCCACCATCCATGCCCTGCATGTCATGGAGAGTGGGGGCTTCCGCAGCCTCCTCATCAATGCTGTAGAGGCCTCGTGTGTTAGGACTAA GGAACTTCAGTTTTTGGCTGACCAAGAGAAAATCTCACCAGCTGCTATCAAGAAGACAACTCTGGACCAAGTGTTGCAGCAGCCAGGAGTGACTGCAGGGGCTGTCGGAGTCCGATCCCAGGGGATCAGTATGTTCAGCAGTAACCCCAGGACCAAGAAGTGa